From Halorubrum salinarum, one genomic window encodes:
- a CDS encoding winged helix-turn-helix transcriptional regulator — MVRRRPQDGEEDILELETRKEIFEYVKANPGVHFSQAKRQLDMETGLLQHHLDTLENYDVLMSEDHQGKRRLFVAEELDSEEREILSSLRYETTRHVLLFLIQEETARNGAIAEEVGVAPATVSWHVSRLVEEEIISEVRDGRTTLYTVADEELTMQLLVRYQESFVDRAVDNVLDFWG; from the coding sequence ATGGTTAGACGCCGACCTCAAGACGGCGAGGAAGACATCCTTGAGCTAGAGACGCGAAAGGAAATCTTCGAATACGTCAAAGCAAACCCGGGTGTTCACTTCAGCCAAGCGAAGCGCCAACTCGATATGGAGACCGGGCTTTTACAACACCATCTCGACACGCTCGAAAACTATGACGTGCTCATGAGCGAGGACCATCAGGGTAAACGTCGGTTGTTCGTTGCCGAGGAACTCGATAGTGAAGAGCGAGAGATACTGTCGTCCCTCCGATACGAGACGACCCGCCATGTCTTGTTGTTCTTGATACAAGAGGAGACGGCCCGAAATGGGGCAATCGCCGAAGAGGTCGGCGTGGCACCAGCGACGGTTTCTTGGCACGTGTCACGCCTCGTTGAAGAGGAGATTATCTCCGAGGTTCGAGATGGCCGAACGACGCTCTACACTGTTGCCGACGAGGAATTGACGATGCAACTCCTCGTACGATATCAGGAAAGTTTCGTTGACAGAGCAGTCGATAATGTGCTGGATTTCTGGGGTTAA
- a CDS encoding toxin-antitoxin system TumE family protein — protein sequence MSDDVTVLEDEIEAYADGTVARVRVLSVPTSDRFEDGIKYAYHYGEAGADDPIIRFDNHHGVHELHLGGETFEIDYPGLAEIFRAWRAALPEEKRDDW from the coding sequence ATGAGCGATGATGTCACCGTACTTGAAGACGAGATTGAAGCCTACGCCGACGGCACCGTTGCGAGGGTACGCGTGCTTTCGGTCCCGACCTCAGACCGGTTCGAGGACGGGATCAAGTACGCCTACCACTACGGCGAAGCCGGCGCAGATGATCCGATCATCCGGTTCGACAACCACCACGGCGTCCACGAACTCCACCTCGGCGGTGAGACCTTCGAGATCGACTACCCCGGCCTTGCGGAGATCTTCCGCGCCTGGCGGGCGGCACTCCCAGAAGAGAAGCGCGACGACTGGTAG
- a CDS encoding HVO_A0114 family putative DNA-binding protein, protein MTQTLHVQIKSADRSDLEERLEAIDAGEDVDPSEPTLSIENLETFGRVFRSTNLELLEAIVEHEPGSIRELARLVDRNPPEVLENVNELADYGLVELEENGRAKRPVVWYDEIDADLPLTSKSGQGPKANA, encoded by the coding sequence ATGACCCAGACACTCCACGTTCAGATCAAGTCCGCCGACCGTAGTGATCTCGAAGAGCGTCTCGAAGCGATCGACGCTGGCGAGGACGTTGACCCCAGCGAGCCGACGCTGTCGATCGAGAACCTCGAAACGTTCGGCCGCGTTTTCCGCTCGACCAACCTTGAGCTCTTGGAGGCGATCGTCGAACACGAGCCGGGGAGCATCCGCGAGCTCGCACGCCTCGTTGACCGGAACCCGCCAGAGGTCCTCGAGAACGTGAACGAACTGGCTGACTACGGCCTCGTCGAACTCGAGGAAAATGGCCGAGCAAAGCGCCCAGTTGTGTGGTACGACGAGATCGACGCGGACCTCCCGCTCACGAGTAAGTCCGGACAGGGCCCGAAGGCGAACGCCTGA
- a CDS encoding DUF7437 domain-containing protein produces the protein MVVTNAPAADENGSKEGTARSFIAASEILVNPDIARVYTDILLNQPTTNSSIERRLDLAGSTTSMRVGKLKNLDIVEDVSSGKESQLRTDSLFLPVGEGETRILFDPLTIAAYGASGEVSEIELFVDRHGKAKLLMAVEQTRAYLSGEVTRRGAADRLNVDEIEAISITQALEPIIALFVKAGLIDDSFEHDVHDRKIRNTPYVFEQE, from the coding sequence ATGGTGGTAACAAACGCCCCGGCTGCGGACGAGAACGGCTCGAAAGAGGGCACCGCACGCTCCTTTATCGCAGCCTCAGAGATACTGGTGAATCCCGACATCGCCAGAGTCTATACTGACATCCTGCTGAATCAGCCTACTACGAACAGCAGTATCGAGCGTAGACTCGATCTTGCCGGAAGTACAACCTCAATGCGGGTTGGAAAGCTCAAAAACTTAGACATTGTCGAGGATGTCAGTAGCGGGAAAGAGAGCCAGCTCCGGACTGATTCACTATTTCTCCCCGTTGGGGAGGGAGAGACGCGGATACTGTTTGACCCGCTTACGATCGCCGCTTACGGTGCAAGCGGCGAGGTCAGTGAGATCGAACTCTTCGTTGATCGGCACGGCAAGGCGAAGCTGCTGATGGCGGTTGAGCAGACACGGGCATACCTCAGTGGCGAGGTGACTCGTCGTGGAGCAGCAGACCGCCTCAATGTTGATGAGATCGAGGCTATCAGCATCACGCAGGCGCTGGAGCCGATTATTGCCCTATTTGTCAAAGCAGGGCTCATCGATGATTCCTTCGAACACGACGTACATGATCGGAAGATTCGAAACACTCCGTACGTGTTTGAGCAGGAATGA
- a CDS encoding helix-turn-helix transcriptional regulator, whose protein sequence is MYDLTGFQRDLLYVVAGLDDPHGLAIKDELEDYYEKEIHHGRLYPNLDTLVEKGLIEKSQRDRRTNEYSTTRRGTREIEARTEWEAGYIDHDG, encoded by the coding sequence ATGTACGATCTCACTGGCTTTCAGCGCGATCTGCTGTACGTAGTTGCCGGACTTGATGACCCCCACGGACTTGCGATCAAAGACGAGCTCGAGGACTACTACGAAAAGGAAATCCATCATGGGCGGCTCTATCCCAACCTCGACACGCTCGTTGAGAAGGGACTCATCGAAAAGAGTCAGCGCGACCGACGGACCAACGAGTACAGCACTACTCGCCGGGGCACTAGAGAAATCGAAGCTCGGACTGAATGGGAAGCCGGGTATATTGACCACGACGGGTGA